Proteins encoded together in one Oenanthe melanoleuca isolate GR-GAL-2019-014 chromosome 7, OMel1.0, whole genome shotgun sequence window:
- the UPP2 gene encoding uridine phosphorylase 2: MTETTAYSGSGLVLVKNPHLDLMEEDVLYHLDLGTKTHDLPAMFGDIKFVCVGGSPKRMRAFAQFMQRELGLPGAGEDVADICAGSDRYAMYRAGPVLSVSHGMGIPSISIMLHELIKLLHHAKCQDVTIIRIGTSGGLGIEAGSVVITDTAVDSCFQPRFEQVVLGDVVVRSTELDKGLAEELLACSRDLPDFPTLIGHTMCTYDFYEGQGRLDGALCSFSSEKKLQYLRRAYDAGVRNIEMESTAFAALCGLCGLKAAVVCVALLDRLEGDQIRASHEVLWEYQQRPQRLIAAFIRKRLGLRPMD, translated from the exons ATGACCGAAACAACAGCTTACTCGGG GAGTGGGCTGGTCCTTGTTAAAAACCCACACCTGGACTTGATGGAGGAGGATGTCCTGTACCACTTGGACTTGGGAACGAAGACGCACGACCTGCCAGCAATGTTTGGGGACATCAAG TTCGTGTGCGTGGGCGGCAGCCCGAAGAGGATGCGGGCGTTCGCGCAGTTCATGCAgcgggagctggggctgccGGGAGCCGGGGAGGACGTGGCTGACATCTGTGCGGGCTCGGACCGCTACGCCATGTACCGGGCAGGGCCCGTGCTGTCCGTCAGC CACGGAATGGGCATCCCTTCCATTTCCATTATGCTCCATGAGCTGATCAAACTGCTGCACCATGCTAAATGCCAGGACGTTACCATCATTCGCATCGGAACTTCTGGGGGCTTAG GGATCGAGGCTGGCTCTGTTGTGATCACTGACACGGCCGTGGACTCGTGCTTCCAGCCACGCTTCGAGCAGGTGGTGCTGGGCGATGTGGTGGTGCGCAGCACCGAGCTGGACAAGGGCCTTGCAGAGGAACTGCTGGCCTGCAGCAGGGACCTTCCCGACTTCCCCACGCTCATTGGCCATACCATGTGCACCTACGACTTCTACGAAG GTCAGGGGAGATTAGACGGTGCATTATGCtctttttccagtgaaaaaaagTTGCAGTACTTAAGGAGAGCTTATGATGCTGGTGTGAGGAATATTGAGATGGAGTCCACAGCCTTCGCTGCCCTGTGTGGCCTGTGTGGTCTCAAAG CCGCCGTGGTGTGCGTGGCGCTCCTGGACCGGCTGGAGGGGGACCAGATCCGGGCATCCCACGAGGTGCTGTGGGAGTACCAGCAGCGGCCACAGCGCCTGATCGCCGCCTTCATCCGCAAGCGCCTGGGCCTGCGCCCCATGGACTGA